The following coding sequences are from one Sphingobium sp. Cam5-1 window:
- a CDS encoding 2-dehydro-3-deoxy-6-phosphogalactonate aldolase — translation MTLDSLLAAGAPPIAAILRGLRPEEAVEIGAALIDAGIRIIEVPLNSPEPFESITALQQAFGATALIGGGTVLTVEAVDDLRRTGGRIMVTPNTDPTVIARGAQYGFDMLPGFMTPSEGFAAVRAGARRLKLFPAASLGPAYIKAIKEVLPRQVGLWAVGGTGADTIGQWLGAGCEGIGVGGALYRPGDNASTVAERARALVAAWQALG, via the coding sequence ATGACCCTCGATTCCCTTCTTGCCGCCGGAGCACCCCCCATCGCCGCTATCCTCCGTGGCCTTCGCCCCGAAGAGGCGGTGGAGATCGGCGCGGCCCTGATCGACGCGGGCATCCGCATCATCGAAGTACCGCTGAACTCGCCCGAACCCTTCGAAAGCATCACCGCGCTCCAACAGGCGTTCGGCGCGACCGCGCTGATCGGCGGCGGCACCGTGCTGACGGTCGAGGCGGTGGACGACCTCCGCCGCACCGGCGGACGCATCATGGTGACGCCCAACACCGATCCAACCGTCATCGCCCGTGGCGCGCAATATGGCTTCGACATGCTGCCCGGCTTCATGACCCCCAGCGAAGGCTTCGCCGCCGTCCGCGCTGGCGCCCGCCGCCTGAAACTGTTCCCGGCCGCCAGCCTCGGCCCCGCCTATATAAAGGCCATCAAGGAAGTGCTGCCGCGCCAAGTCGGCCTCTGGGCAGTGGGCGGCACTGGCGCCGACACGATCGGCCAATGGCTCGGCGCAGGTTGCGAAGGCATCGGCGTCGGCGGCGCCCTATACCGCCCCGGCGACAATGCCTCGACGGTAGCGGAGCGCGCGAGGGCGTTGGTCGCGGCATGGCAAGCGCTGGGCTAA
- a CDS encoding 2-dehydro-3-deoxygalactonokinase, whose amino-acid sequence MSSYDVVGDWGTSRLRLFRMEQGQVTARREGPGIAEAGANAAQAFAQTIAPWLEDGTPGSIRLCGMAGARDGWVEAPYADCPATAQQWRTVAVRFEWQGTPVTILAGLACTDKDGIPDVMRGEETQIFGAMHRNPDLAEGRHLIVLPGTHNKWSLVEDGRIVSFRTVPTGELFALLRDHSTLGPKAAPTQAAEEAKGFAEGLDAAGQGRLLTNLFAARAKRLRDGRSPDWTAGYLSGLLISCEITEVRAMLGEVGGITLIGDQRLCARYAEALEAQRLASRSLSGDDCVLAGLTLPENAA is encoded by the coding sequence ATGAGCAGCTACGACGTCGTCGGCGACTGGGGCACCAGCCGCCTGCGCCTCTTCCGCATGGAGCAGGGGCAAGTCACCGCGCGCCGCGAAGGTCCCGGCATTGCCGAAGCGGGCGCGAACGCCGCGCAAGCCTTTGCCCAAACCATCGCGCCCTGGCTGGAAGACGGCACGCCCGGCAGTATCCGCCTGTGCGGCATGGCGGGCGCACGCGACGGCTGGGTGGAGGCGCCCTATGCCGACTGCCCCGCCACCGCGCAGCAATGGCGCACTGTTGCCGTCCGCTTCGAATGGCAAGGCACGCCCGTCACGATCCTCGCGGGCCTGGCCTGCACCGACAAGGACGGCATACCCGACGTCATGCGCGGCGAAGAAACGCAAATCTTCGGCGCGATGCATCGGAATCCTGACCTTGCGGAGGGCCGCCACCTCATCGTCCTGCCCGGCACCCACAATAAATGGTCGCTGGTGGAGGATGGCCGCATCGTCAGCTTCCGCACCGTGCCCACTGGCGAACTCTTCGCCCTGCTGCGCGATCACTCCACCCTCGGCCCCAAAGCCGCCCCCACCCAAGCCGCCGAAGAGGCGAAAGGTTTCGCCGAAGGTCTCGACGCGGCAGGGCAGGGCCGCCTCCTCACCAACCTCTTCGCCGCCCGCGCCAAGCGCCTGCGCGACGGACGTTCCCCGGATTGGACCGCTGGCTATCTCTCCGGCCTTCTCATCAGCTGCGAAATAACCGAAGTGCGCGCCATGCTCGGCGAAGTAGGCGGCATCACCCTCATCGGCGACCAGCGCCTTTGCGCCCGCTATGCAGAGGCGCTGGAGGCGCAGCGCCTCGCTTCCCGATCCTTAAGCGGCGACGATTGCGTCCTCGCTGGCCTCACCCTTCCGGAGAATGCCGCATGA
- a CDS encoding hybrid sensor histidine kinase/response regulator, which yields MSAPATDIAGMIAAQGPIGGLTARIGDGSPLGPVGQWSPALISTVRLMLSSKAEIVLFWGPQLCALYNEAYAPTIGDKHPGALGRPARENWAELWDDLEPLLLSVLEKGETVHAKDRPFYIERDGGRGEEVYFDISYSPVFEADGSIGGALCIVSETTQRVRTEREMLADRNRLWTLARDPFLIADMDGVWLSASPAWTDILGWSQEELIGRTSEWMEHPDDVAHVRNEVDMLQQGIPTRRFENRFRTKDGDYRNFSWTAVPDNGLIYCVARDVTEQRAHARALAEAEAALRQAQKMETLGQLTGGVAHDFNNLLQVVTGNLELLQRGLKDNERMRRAADNAMAGAERAAMLTQRLLAFSRRQPLAPERVDPNRLVSRMSELLIRTLGERIEVETIQAARAWPIEVDLNQMENALLNLAVNARDAMPEGGKLTIEVANTHIDDRYAAQEEDVQPGQYVLISLSDTGQGMDAETLSHAIEPFFTTKEVGRGTGLGLSMVYGFIKQSGGHIRVYSEVGEGTSVKIYLPRFHGLVPANDQLEEAPRPVVSGGDETVLVCEDDDKVRAYAVEVLNELGYRVIEASNGAAALDALEQAPVPVDLLFTDVVLPGGMTGADVAREAAARRPELKILFATGYARNAIFHHGRLDPGVELLTKPFTYAELAGKVREVLDRREEQRVG from the coding sequence ATGAGCGCCCCGGCGACCGACATTGCCGGAATGATCGCTGCACAAGGTCCGATCGGGGGTCTGACGGCGCGCATCGGCGACGGGTCCCCTCTGGGGCCTGTCGGCCAATGGTCGCCTGCGCTGATTTCAACCGTACGGCTGATGCTGTCTTCCAAGGCGGAGATCGTGCTGTTTTGGGGGCCGCAACTCTGCGCGCTCTATAATGAAGCCTATGCGCCGACGATTGGCGACAAGCATCCGGGGGCACTGGGCCGTCCGGCGCGGGAGAATTGGGCCGAACTATGGGACGATCTGGAGCCTCTGCTGCTGTCGGTACTGGAAAAGGGTGAGACGGTGCATGCCAAGGACCGCCCCTTTTACATCGAGCGGGACGGCGGCCGGGGCGAGGAAGTCTATTTCGACATCAGCTATTCCCCCGTGTTCGAAGCGGACGGGTCGATCGGCGGGGCGCTGTGCATCGTCAGTGAGACAACGCAGCGCGTCCGAACCGAGCGAGAGATGCTGGCGGATCGCAACCGATTATGGACGCTGGCCCGCGACCCTTTTCTGATCGCCGACATGGACGGCGTGTGGCTGTCGGCCAGCCCTGCATGGACGGACATATTGGGATGGAGCCAGGAGGAACTGATCGGCCGCACGTCGGAGTGGATGGAGCATCCCGATGATGTCGCGCACGTCCGGAACGAGGTTGATATGCTCCAGCAAGGCATTCCCACGCGACGCTTTGAAAACAGGTTCCGAACAAAGGACGGCGATTATCGTAACTTCAGCTGGACGGCGGTGCCCGACAATGGGCTGATTTATTGCGTGGCGCGCGATGTCACCGAACAGCGCGCCCATGCCCGCGCGCTGGCCGAGGCGGAGGCTGCGTTGCGGCAGGCGCAGAAGATGGAGACGCTGGGCCAGTTGACCGGCGGCGTGGCCCATGACTTCAACAATCTGCTACAGGTCGTGACGGGCAATCTTGAACTGCTCCAGCGCGGCCTCAAAGATAATGAGCGGATGCGGCGCGCGGCGGATAATGCGATGGCGGGCGCGGAACGTGCGGCGATGCTGACGCAGCGGTTGCTCGCCTTTTCCCGCCGCCAGCCTTTGGCGCCCGAGCGCGTGGACCCCAATCGGCTGGTGAGCCGCATGTCGGAGTTGCTGATCCGCACATTGGGCGAGCGGATTGAGGTTGAGACGATTCAGGCTGCACGGGCCTGGCCGATCGAAGTCGATCTTAATCAGATGGAAAATGCGCTGTTGAACCTGGCGGTCAATGCGCGCGATGCGATGCCCGAGGGCGGCAAGCTGACCATCGAGGTCGCCAATACACATATCGATGACCGTTACGCAGCGCAGGAAGAGGATGTGCAGCCCGGCCAATATGTGCTGATCAGCCTGTCGGATACGGGACAGGGCATGGATGCGGAGACATTGAGCCATGCGATCGAGCCGTTCTTCACCACCAAGGAGGTGGGCCGGGGCACCGGGCTTGGGCTGTCCATGGTCTATGGTTTCATCAAGCAATCCGGCGGCCATATCCGGGTTTATTCGGAGGTCGGCGAAGGGACGAGCGTCAAGATTTACCTCCCCCGTTTCCATGGCCTTGTTCCAGCCAATGATCAGTTGGAGGAGGCGCCGCGCCCGGTCGTGAGCGGGGGCGATGAGACGGTTCTGGTGTGCGAGGATGACGATAAAGTCCGCGCCTATGCTGTCGAGGTGCTGAACGAGCTAGGCTACCGGGTGATCGAAGCCAGCAACGGCGCGGCGGCGCTGGATGCGTTGGAGCAGGCCCCGGTGCCGGTCGATCTGCTATTTACAGATGTGGTGCTGCCCGGTGGGATGACAGGCGCGGACGTTGCGCGGGAAGCGGCGGCGAGGCGGCCGGAGCTTAAGATACTGTTCGCGACCGGATATGCACGCAATGCTATTTTCCACCATGGGCGGCTGGACCCGGGGGTGGAGTTGCTGACCAAGCCTTTCACTTACGCGGAATTGGCGGGGAAGGTGCGTGAGGTGTTGGACCGGCGGGAAGAGCAGCGGGTGGGGTAG